One Phaseolus vulgaris cultivar G19833 chromosome 2, P. vulgaris v2.0, whole genome shotgun sequence DNA window includes the following coding sequences:
- the LOC137809315 gene encoding uncharacterized protein, translating to MSVSRQNTNCVKDVNPQSENWILIARVIRLWFVSDFKKTKFPFSMEMGDRIHVSISLNMFLNEYVFTYVIGILTGVGTERELNRSGSTTKLNAFSIEADGMIESTDSPTQGLSQLCDSGKQNVEDEFITFIHRNTIKGLKDCKEESTFVILATIKHIVTDDDWWYTACLCGKVVYPDSKMFFCEKCNKHVIKVQHRYKLKLRVIDETDSTTFVLFDRDATTLINKSCAESFESHDKNGDSGVLPKDFDLLIDKVVLFKVGCVKDQSLRFDQSFCVKKVCIDDSTIQRFCEGRVENVELHSQKKRLCTIKDVQQDESSVPLSQTFFNFYVEHVMMY from the exons ATGTCTGTGTCAAGACAAAATACAAATTGTGTGAAAGATGTTAATCCACAAAGTGAAAATTGGATCCTGATAGCAAGGGTTATACGTTTGTGGTTTGTTTCTgatttcaagaaaacaaagtttCCATTCTCCATGGAAATG GGTGATAGAATTCATGTTTCC ATTTCTTTGAACAtgtttttaaatgaatatgttTTTACATATGTTATTGGAATATTAACTGGTGTGGGAACTGAAAGAGAGCTGAATAGATCAGGGTCAACAACTAAGTTAAATGCCTTTTCTATTGAAGCTGATGG GATGATTGAAAGTACGGATTCTCCTACACAGGGACTCAGTCAATTGTGTGACTCTGGAAAACAGAATGTTGAGGATGAATTCATCACCTTCATTCATAGAAATACTATAAAAGGCCTGAAAGATTGCAAAGAG gAAAGCACTTTTGTTATCTTAGCTACAATAAAACATATTGTGACTGATGACGATTGGTGGTACACAGCTTGCTTATGCGGTAAAGTTGTTTACCCTGAttccaaaatgtttttttgtgaGAAATGTAACAAACATGTTATCAAAGTCCAACACAG gTATAAGCTGAAGCTGCGAGTGATTGATGAAACGGATTCTACGACTTTCGTTCTATTTGACAGGGATGCCACTACACTGATCAATAAATCTTGCGCCGAATCATTTGAAAGTCATGATAAG aacGGTGATTCTGGTGTACTACCAAAAGACTTTGATCTTTTGATTGACAAAGTTGTGTTGTTTAAAGTTGGTTGTGTTAAAGATCAATCTCTTAGGTTTGATCAATCATTTTGTGTCAAAAAAGTTTGTATTGATGATAGTACTATACAAAGGTTTTGTGAAGGTCGTGTTGAAAATGTG GAACTTCATTCTCAGAAGAAAAGACTGTGTACTATTAAAGATGTCCAACAGGATGAGTCTTCTGTACCACTTTCTCAG ACTTTCTTTAATTTCTATGTAGAACATGTTATGATGTATTAG